The Pontibacter pudoricolor genome contains a region encoding:
- a CDS encoding DUF4142 domain-containing protein: protein MKRFLSIGATAAIAISLLSGCNSNDSIKAASGQSVAQFEQAGVKNMQNDAIFVAEAASADMLYLQLSKEAITRGVSPEVKEMAQQMQEEHEQMLTELQELGSRGNFVLPQTLGNAHKEIYDEVASKEGIAFDLAYIREVRHLHDELLDRYEDMSKNGVSMEVKQYASRQLPLIRQHLEQAEALEKKIQ from the coding sequence ATGAAACGATTTTTATCTATCGGAGCAACGGCAGCTATTGCCATAAGCCTGCTGAGCGGGTGTAACTCTAACGACAGTATAAAAGCAGCCTCCGGACAGAGCGTAGCGCAATTTGAGCAAGCCGGCGTGAAGAACATGCAGAACGATGCCATTTTTGTAGCCGAGGCTGCCAGTGCCGATATGTTATATCTGCAGCTAAGCAAGGAGGCTATTACCAGAGGCGTAAGTCCTGAAGTGAAGGAAATGGCTCAGCAGATGCAGGAAGAGCATGAGCAGATGCTGACAGAGCTGCAGGAATTGGGCAGTAGGGGTAATTTTGTTTTACCGCAAACGTTAGGAAATGCACACAAGGAAATCTACGACGAAGTAGCCTCAAAAGAAGGCATTGCATTTGATCTGGCTTATATCAGGGAAGTCAGGCACCTGCATGATGAACTGCTGGACCGTTACGAAGATATGTCCAAGAACGGTGTTTCGATGGAGGTAAAGCAATACGCATCGCGGCAGCTGCCGCTTATAAGGCAACACCTGGAACAAGCCGAGGCTCTGGAAAAAAAGATACAGTAA
- a CDS encoding enoyl-CoA hydratase-related protein, producing MAYECLLYDVQDGVATITLNRPDVFNAFNDQQSYDLQDALKQVTRDDKVRVVVLTGAGKAFCSGQDLKAIASASKRDLSESLEKRYNPIIRAMRNLPKPIICKLNGVAAGAGCSLALACDMVVASTAASMIEVFVNVGLVLDSGSSFFLPRVVGSLKAFELSTLGSKVSAEEALQLGMVNKVVAPEELDGAVAELAARFAVAPTKAIGLMKKMLNKSFNSSLDEMLDYEAYCQKIAGNSADYKEGVTAFNEKRKPEFKGA from the coding sequence ATGGCTTACGAGTGCTTACTATATGACGTGCAGGATGGGGTGGCAACCATCACACTAAACCGACCAGATGTATTTAATGCCTTCAACGACCAGCAAAGCTACGACCTGCAGGATGCCCTGAAACAGGTGACCCGCGATGACAAAGTGCGCGTGGTGGTGCTGACCGGCGCCGGAAAAGCGTTCTGCTCAGGACAGGATCTTAAAGCCATTGCCAGTGCCAGCAAACGTGATTTGTCGGAGTCGCTGGAGAAACGGTATAACCCCATTATACGTGCCATGCGCAATTTACCTAAGCCAATCATTTGTAAACTGAATGGGGTAGCTGCAGGTGCAGGTTGTTCGCTGGCCCTGGCTTGTGATATGGTAGTGGCATCTACGGCCGCCAGTATGATAGAAGTATTTGTGAATGTAGGGCTGGTGCTGGATTCTGGTTCCTCGTTTTTCCTGCCGCGTGTCGTTGGCTCACTTAAAGCATTTGAGTTAAGCACGCTGGGCTCAAAAGTATCTGCTGAGGAAGCTTTGCAACTGGGTATGGTTAACAAGGTAGTGGCACCGGAAGAGCTGGATGGAGCTGTGGCAGAGCTTGCGGCCCGTTTTGCTGTGGCGCCAACCAAAGCCATTGGTCTGATGAAGAAAATGCTAAACAAGTCTTTCAACTCATCGCTGGATGAAATGTTGGATTATGAAGCGTATTGCCAGAAGATTGCCGGTAACTCTGCCGACTATAAGGAGGGTGTAACAGCCTTTAACGAGAAGCGGAAACCTGAATTTAAGGGAGCGTAA
- a CDS encoding TapB family protein: protein MKNKALYFLMVLMVATIASVPVRVLAQDCSGYYMLQNNAEYELANYDKKDKLTGRVQYKVTSVNSSPTKTEAILHSKVYDEDGDLATESDYIVTCQNGSILIDIRSVMNPEIFAAYQNMDVKMHGDHLNYPLTLTTGQRLDDGTFTIDVLDKQSGQALTSIVMNITERTVGDRESIHVPAGAYSAFKINQDMEMQTRAMGMNMPATRLQTVEYFVPGVGMVRSEAYKNGRLQSYTVLNKIVK from the coding sequence ATGAAAAATAAGGCCCTTTACTTTTTAATGGTTTTGATGGTAGCAACTATAGCTTCAGTGCCGGTGCGGGTACTGGCCCAGGATTGCTCGGGGTATTATATGCTCCAAAACAACGCTGAATATGAACTAGCAAACTATGATAAAAAAGATAAGCTGACAGGCAGGGTACAGTACAAAGTTACATCTGTTAACAGCAGCCCTACCAAAACAGAAGCCATACTGCATAGTAAGGTTTACGACGAAGATGGGGATCTTGCCACCGAAAGTGATTACATAGTTACCTGCCAGAACGGAAGCATTCTGATTGATATACGGTCTGTGATGAACCCGGAAATATTTGCGGCTTACCAGAACATGGATGTGAAGATGCATGGTGACCATTTAAATTACCCGCTGACGCTAACAACAGGGCAGCGGCTGGACGATGGTACCTTTACTATAGATGTGCTAGATAAACAAAGCGGGCAGGCGTTAACTTCTATTGTTATGAACATAACGGAACGTACTGTTGGTGATAGGGAAAGTATACATGTACCTGCCGGTGCCTATAGTGCTTTTAAAATAAACCAGGACATGGAGATGCAGACCAGAGCAATGGGAATGAACATGCCGGCAACACGCCTCCAGACAGTAGAATATTTTGTGCCGGGAGTTGGTATGGTGCGGTCAGAGGCTTATAAAAACGGGAGACTGCAGTCTTACACGGTCTTAAACAAAATTGTAAAGTAA
- a CDS encoding DUF4142 domain-containing protein, whose protein sequence is MKKLTSTTLIVCALLFGFSCNQKQEPVEEAQEANEQAFEDTPMEETKDDLSEFMTKAASGGMMEVELGRLAQQKGQHADVKSFGQMMVTDHTKANDELKALAASKSIMLPDSMGSDHMDNVKELRDKTGADFDKAYMNLMVEDHQEDIDEFEEAARDLQDADAKAFASKTLPVLKKHHERAKQIKDMLDKQK, encoded by the coding sequence ATGAAAAAATTAACATCAACAACATTAATTGTATGTGCTTTGCTGTTTGGCTTTAGCTGTAATCAGAAGCAGGAGCCAGTAGAAGAAGCACAGGAAGCGAACGAACAGGCGTTTGAAGACACGCCAATGGAAGAGACAAAGGATGACCTGTCGGAGTTTATGACCAAAGCTGCCAGTGGCGGCATGATGGAAGTAGAGCTTGGCAGGCTGGCGCAGCAAAAAGGGCAGCATGCTGATGTGAAGAGTTTTGGACAGATGATGGTGACCGACCACACCAAAGCAAATGACGAACTGAAAGCGCTGGCCGCCAGCAAAAGTATTATGTTACCCGATAGCATGGGTAGCGACCACATGGACAACGTAAAAGAACTGCGCGACAAAACCGGTGCCGATTTTGACAAAGCGTATATGAACCTGATGGTGGAAGACCACCAGGAAGACATTGATGAGTTTGAAGAAGCAGCCCGTGACCTGCAGGACGCTGATGCGAAAGCCTTCGCCAGCAAAACATTGCCTGTACTTAAAAAACACCACGAGCGGGCCAAGCAGATAAAAGACATGCTGGATAAACAGAAATAA
- a CDS encoding ABC transporter ATP-binding protein — protein MKKKLHTLFKAFLFLLCLLTLQVALAQRGQEQDPDEPDIKEIDKAHDRIIKLHPVQLGEIYLSLEKLRTGRVANEYGIGYIYKSYLKDGTEDWGNFEAKDVLGVGIHMSQRHYTSKKKSAPFGFFHGPVFGYRFLLFDKDVFELPEQDPTSPNYRFVGRLYQHSLDLSYQIGYQHLLGRHFTLELAGALGGRVKYAKASSADELLPEHIIGYELIRDESSYIAATPLGKLKFSVGYSF, from the coding sequence ATGAAGAAAAAATTACACACGCTGTTTAAGGCATTTTTATTCTTGCTGTGCCTGCTAACCCTACAAGTAGCCTTGGCTCAGCGCGGGCAAGAGCAGGACCCGGATGAGCCAGATATAAAAGAGATAGACAAAGCGCACGACCGTATCATAAAATTGCACCCGGTGCAGTTAGGCGAAATATACCTGTCGCTGGAAAAGCTACGGACAGGGCGTGTAGCCAACGAGTATGGGATCGGGTATATCTATAAGAGCTACCTGAAAGACGGAACAGAGGATTGGGGAAATTTTGAAGCGAAAGATGTGCTGGGGGTGGGCATACACATGAGCCAGCGCCATTACACTTCTAAAAAGAAGAGTGCTCCTTTTGGTTTTTTTCATGGGCCGGTGTTCGGTTACCGCTTTCTGCTCTTCGATAAAGATGTTTTTGAATTGCCTGAGCAGGACCCGACCTCGCCCAATTACCGCTTTGTGGGCCGCCTGTACCAGCACTCTTTAGACCTTAGCTACCAGATCGGCTATCAGCACCTGTTGGGCAGGCATTTTACCCTGGAACTTGCCGGTGCGCTGGGTGGTCGTGTAAAATATGCCAAAGCCAGCAGTGCTGATGAGTTACTGCCCGAGCACATTATCGGCTACGAACTCATCCGCGACGAAAGTTCATACATTGCAGCAACTCCGCTCGGTAAACTTAAATTTTCTGTTGGATACTCCTTTTGA